From a region of the Arachis ipaensis cultivar K30076 chromosome B09, Araip1.1, whole genome shotgun sequence genome:
- the LOC107617045 gene encoding VQ motif-containing protein 25-like, with the protein MENKAKKESSHVHHSLHEDSHTICKTKYKPKIRIIHIYAPEIIKTDVENFRELVQKLTGKPTSEDQSTRKKKKKQPSTKTRKNNITSRKEKETSGNDNGVLENNPTKKMELRNDDSDEKVKEEEVGSFRDGGGFSDLEGFISELFPLDATHHMQGFVEKLYA; encoded by the coding sequence ATGGAAAACAAGGCTAAGAAAGAATCATCACATGTGCATCATTCTTTGCACGAAGATTCACACACAATATGCAAAACCAAATATAAGCCCAAGATACGCATAATTCACATATATGCACCGGAGATTATCAAGACCGATGTGGAAAACTTCAGGGAACTGGTTCAGAAGTTAACTGGGAAACCAACAAGTGAAGATCAAAGTACccgcaagaagaagaagaagcagccatCAACGAAGACAAGGAAAAATAACATCACatcaaggaaagagaaagaaacaaGCGGCAATGATAATGGGGTGTTAGAGAATAATCCAACCAAGAAAATGGAGCTGAGGAATGATGATAGTGATGAGAAagtcaaagaagaagaagtaggaaGTTTTAGAGATGGAGGAGGGTTCTCAGATTTGGAAGGTTTTATTTCTGAGTTGTTTCCTTTGGATGCCACTCATCACATGCAAGGGTTTGTGGAAAAATTGTATGCATAA
- the LOC107616829 gene encoding delta(12)-fatty-acid desaturase FAD2-like, which translates to MGSGGHSAGKRKSKTLSSRKEGEVLKRAPHTKPPFTLGELRKAIPPHCFKRSVARSFSYVFFDLTIASIFAYVAINYFWNLPHNLSFLAWPLYWFAQGAVMTGVWVIAHECGHHAFSDYQWLDDLVGFILHSFLLVPYFSWKHSHRRHHSNTGSVDRDEVFVPKRRSSIRWYTKYLNNPVGRTITLSVTLFFGWPLYLAFNVSGRKYDRFACHYDPYGPIYSDRERFQIFLSDVGVLAAFYGIYRLVLAQGLVWTLCVYGMPLAVVNALLVLITYLQHTHPSLPHYDSNEWEWFKGALSTIDRDYGWILNKVLHHITDTHVTHHLFSTMPHYHAMEATNAIKPILREYYQFDGTPIYKALWREAKECMYVEPDDDSDNKGVLWYNKL; encoded by the coding sequence ATGGGGTCTGGTGGTCATTCTGCCGGGAAGAGGAAGTCAAAAACATTATCATCAAGAAAAGAAGGAGAAGTTTTGAAGAGAGCACCTCACACAAAACCACCCTTCACTCTCGGCGAACTCAGAAAAGCAATTCCTCCACATTGCTTTAAACGCTCCGTCGCTCGCTCATTCTCCTACGTCTTCTTCGACCTCACCATAGCCTCAATTTTCGCCTATGTCGCCATCAACTACTTCTGGAATCTTCCACACAACCTCTCCTTCTTGGCTTGGCCTTTGTACTGGTTCGCCCAAGGCGCCGTCATGACCGGCGTCTGGGTCATTGCACACGAGTGCGGCCACCATGCCTTCAGCGACTACCAATGGTTAGATGACCTTGTCGGCTTCATTCTCCATTCTTTCCTTCTCGTCCCTTACTTTTCCTGGAAGCACAGCCACCGTCGCCACCATTCCAACACCGGATCCGTCGACCGCGACGAGGTGTTCGTCCCAAAGCGAAGATCCAGCATCCGTTGGTACACAAAGTATCTTAACAATCCCGTAGGAAGAACCATCACACTATCAGTTACTCTCTTTTTCGGGTGGCCTCTGTATCTCGCTTTCAATGTTTCCGGAAGGAAGTACGATCGATTCGCCTGCCACTACGATCCGTACGGTCCGATTTACTCCGATCGCGAGAGGTTTCAGATATTCTTGTCGGACGTCGGTGTCCTGGCCGCGTTCTATGGCATTTACCGACTGGTCTTAGCTCAAGGCCTTGTTTGGACGCTCTGTGTTTATGGAATGCCGTTGGCGGTGGTTAACGCACTTTTGGTGCTAATTACTTACTTGCAGCACACGCATCCTTCTTTGCCTCACTATGATTCCAATGAATGGGAGTGGTTTAAGGGAGCTTTGTCAACAATAGATAGAGATTATGGATGGATTTTGAATAAGGTTCTTCATCACATCACTGATACGCATGTTACGCATCACTTGTTCTCTACAATGCCACACTATCATGCAATGGAAGCAACCAATGCTATTAAACCAATTTTACGAGAATACTATCAGTTTGATGGCACTCCAATTTACAAGGCCCTATGGAGAGAGGCCAAAGAGTGCATGTATGTTGAGCCTGATGATGATAGCGACAACAAAGGTGTTCTTTGGTATAATAAGCTTTAA